The Helianthus annuus cultivar XRQ/B chromosome 16, HanXRQr2.0-SUNRISE, whole genome shotgun sequence genome includes a window with the following:
- the LOC110932132 gene encoding uncharacterized protein LOC110932132, with the protein MEYSFMNIQQLEEDEIDLIYDEDEINIDFLKFKEEYMDYTLIDYEEEELTSFKTEETNKTIEQIIDRKITELNIQEEVDNMVIECITDLGMTYEESYKKLQEFYNLPLVESILQGKTMLVEFNKHEQAYMATKEELQGKRPRMEWSGDSSSRTSHETLGREPWTQPSIDYSEESTLRGRGSRLPTGQTYSGNMLLLEQQKPQLWIDEVLTWEQTVVRMWETNKKDSMDMFSYLETTLGPIALGIWQSKKAQDSTEINNLKALGDNPYNFTSQIRTLILGVDPAKNNSLIQDTAIRNLEQLSIADMKYINEFILDFTRLLSQTGKAMDDDLCDKYFIKLPGDLVKNIHESWKTIYGEHHNLGIGPRITYTFGILEDKCKEVALQEQLKRNAYAFCKTAIYTPQAYGFYDKKKNIRKSTTYNKNYKANYNKNKYVRKPQTRRCKCFICGEEQHLANKCPNKNKNIERASLVKQLHDYEIEAIKTDESDNESVYSIYSEDEKPITKVTYTYMNIEECQHT; encoded by the coding sequence ATGGAATATAGTTTTATGAATATACAACAACTAGAGGAGGATGAAATAGACCTAATATACGATGAAGATGAAATAAATATAGATTTCTTAAAATTTAAAGAAGAATATATGGATTATACTCTAATAGACTATGAAGAGGAGGAATTAACAAGTTTTAAAACAGAGGAAACTAACAAAACAATAGAACAAATAATAGATAGAAAAATTACAGAATTAAACATACAAGAAGAAGTAGATAATATGGTAATAGAATGTATAACAGACCTAGGAATGACCTATGAAGAAAGCTATAAAAAACTACAAGAATTCTATAATTTACCATTAGTAGAAAGCATTTTACAGGGAaaaacaatgttagtagagtttAATAAACATGAACAAGCCTATATGGCTACAAAAGAAGAATTACAAGGAAAAAGACCTAGAATGGAATGGAGTGGAGATTCTAGTAGCAGAACTTCACATGAAACCCTAGGAAGAGAACCCTGGACACAACCATCAATAGATTATAGTGAAGAATCAACATTAAGAGGAAGAGGTAGCAGGTTACCAACAGGACAAACATACAGTGGAAATATGTTATTATTAGAACAACAAAAACCCCAACTATGGATAGATGAAGTATTAACATGGGAACAAACAGTAGTTAGAATGTGGGAAACAAATAAAAAAGATAGTATGGACATGTTTTCCTATCTAGAAACTACACTAGGACCAATAGCCCTAGGAATCTGGCAAAGTAAAAAAGCACAAGATTCAACAGAAATTAATAATTTAAAAGCTTTAGGAGATAATCCTTATAATTTCACATCACAAATCAGAACACTTATATTAGGAGTTGATCCAGCAAAAAATAATAGCTTAATACAAGATACAGCTATTAGAAATCTAGAACAATTAAGTATAGCTGATATGAAATACATAAATGAATTTATACTAGATTTTACAAGATTGCTATCACAAACAGGAAAAGCAATGGATGATGATCTATGTGATAAGTATTTTATAAAACTACCAGGAGATTTAGTAAAAAATATACATGAGTCGTGGAAAACAATATATGGAGAACACCACAATCTTGGAATAGGACCTAGAATAACTTATACATTTGGTATATTAGAAGATAAATGCAAAGAAGTAGCTTTACAAGAACAACTAAAAAGAAATGCATATGCATTTTGTAAAACAGCAATCTACACACCCCAAGCCTATGGGTTttatgataaaaagaaaaatataagaAAAAGCACTACTTATAACAAAAATTACAAAGCAAATTATAACAAAAACAAATATGTTAGAAAGCCTCAAACAAGAAGATGTAAATGTTTCATATGTGGAGAAGAACAACATTTAGCTAACAAATGTCCCAATAAAAATAAGAACATAGAAAGGGCTAGCTTAGTGAAACA